In the genome of Halobacteriovoraceae bacterium, one region contains:
- a CDS encoding nicotinamide-nucleotide amidohydrolase family protein has protein sequence MKIQLLVIGDELLTGQIVDMNTKWLANFLHENSLELERVQILPDKDFNLEVSFKKAIDEKYDITFVTGGLGPTKDDRTKVALAKAFGLKIVPNKESEKVAASNYLRAQRDWSLEKDAKHDNPYQFLPLEFRPINNPGGLAPGILYEKENQFICCAPGVPSEFQKMVSDEFFPELTTKLNFDKTKSEKIRIRTFGIPEEKIFYELCPTLWPDLEQFGKVSSLPRVFGVDIVVTIENTTNEKKNLLYKIINESLLLNHIWHIGEDELPELFLKRAQEKNLKFSFAESCTGGLLSSLITDISGSSSHFLGGMVTYINEAKVNLLGVQRSTLELVGAVSVETAEQMAIGSLKAYNSDMALSTSGIAGPSGGTKEKPVGTLSFGWAYRKNGEIISGADIQYFRGDRLKLKTRFAFCCLKKGLDIIKAF, from the coding sequence ATGAAAATTCAGCTTTTAGTTATAGGTGATGAATTATTAACTGGCCAAATTGTTGATATGAACACTAAATGGTTGGCCAATTTTCTACATGAAAATTCTTTAGAGCTTGAACGGGTTCAAATCTTACCAGATAAAGATTTTAATCTAGAAGTATCTTTTAAAAAGGCCATTGATGAAAAATACGATATTACCTTTGTCACTGGAGGCCTAGGCCCAACCAAAGATGATCGGACAAAAGTTGCCCTGGCAAAAGCATTTGGACTTAAAATTGTTCCAAATAAGGAATCAGAAAAGGTGGCAGCGTCCAATTATCTCCGTGCACAAAGGGATTGGTCATTGGAAAAAGATGCAAAGCATGATAACCCTTACCAATTTCTGCCTCTAGAATTTAGGCCCATTAACAATCCTGGAGGATTAGCACCGGGGATTTTATATGAAAAAGAAAATCAATTTATCTGTTGTGCACCAGGAGTACCCAGCGAATTTCAAAAAATGGTAAGTGATGAATTTTTCCCTGAACTCACAACAAAGTTAAACTTTGATAAAACAAAAAGTGAAAAAATTCGCATTAGAACATTTGGAATACCAGAAGAGAAAATCTTTTATGAGCTTTGTCCAACTCTTTGGCCAGATCTCGAACAGTTTGGAAAAGTAAGTTCACTCCCACGGGTTTTTGGAGTTGATATCGTTGTTACTATTGAGAACACTACAAATGAGAAAAAAAATCTATTATATAAAATAATTAATGAAAGCTTACTTCTCAATCACATTTGGCATATTGGTGAAGATGAATTACCCGAATTATTTTTAAAAAGAGCTCAAGAAAAAAATCTAAAATTTTCATTTGCAGAAAGTTGTACAGGAGGTCTTTTATCATCACTTATCACTGATATATCTGGTTCTTCCTCACATTTTTTAGGGGGCATGGTCACCTATATTAATGAGGCCAAAGTAAATCTTTTGGGAGTCCAAAGAAGTACACTTGAACTAGTAGGAGCAGTGAGTGTTGAAACAGCTGAACAAATGGCCATAGGCTCCCTTAAGGCCTACAATTCAGATATGGCCCTCTCTACTTCAGGAATAGCTGGCCCATCAGGTGGTACGAAAGAAAAGCCAGTTGGAACTTTATCCTTTGGATGGGCCTATCGGAAAAATGGAGAAATCATTTCCGGGGCAGACATACAATATTTTAGGGGTGATCGATTAAAATTAAAGACTCGATTTGCTTTTTGTTGTCTTAAAAAAGGTCTTGATATTATTAAGGCCTTCTGA
- the astB gene encoding N-succinylarginine dihydrolase has product MNYQEVNFDGLVGPTHNYSGLSHGNLASFDNKGHVSHPKSAVLQGLKKMKSLHDMGLPQAIIAPHERPNISLLRNFGFSGKEDEIIEKVYKVDPTLLAIATSASPMWTANAATVSPSPDTKDGKVHISVANLNSLPHRFQESEQTQRILKAIFNDEKYFTIHSAIQGGNAFGDEGAANHTRLCLDYGQKGKEVFVFGKYALDISKPRPRGLPARQTFEASNTLIRRHNLKKDVAILVQQSPEVINKGVFHNDVISVGNKNVLLYHEDAFIEGDHHIENLKKSFDEFIPIKILNKKVTVEDAVRSYLFNTQLVSLKDGSMAIIAPKECEENSAVRKQITEIIKDQSNPIKGVHFFDLRESMQNGGGPACLRLRVVLSDEELQAINQGVLFTDELYETLVSWANKHYRDKIRPSDIKDPNLLKECRQALDELTKILKLGNIYEFQR; this is encoded by the coding sequence ATGAATTATCAAGAAGTCAATTTCGATGGTCTTGTAGGGCCAACACACAATTATTCAGGACTCTCTCATGGAAATCTTGCCTCTTTTGACAATAAAGGACATGTTTCTCACCCCAAATCTGCTGTTTTGCAGGGGTTAAAAAAGATGAAGTCATTGCATGATATGGGTCTACCTCAAGCGATTATTGCGCCACATGAACGACCAAATATTTCTCTACTTAGAAATTTTGGATTTTCTGGTAAAGAAGATGAAATTATTGAAAAAGTTTACAAAGTTGATCCAACTTTGTTGGCAATTGCAACCTCGGCCTCTCCCATGTGGACGGCCAATGCGGCCACAGTTTCGCCAAGTCCTGATACTAAGGATGGAAAGGTTCATATTTCAGTGGCTAATTTAAATAGTCTTCCTCATAGGTTTCAGGAAAGTGAACAAACGCAGAGGATTCTTAAGGCCATCTTTAATGATGAAAAATATTTCACAATCCACTCTGCGATACAAGGTGGAAATGCTTTTGGGGATGAAGGTGCTGCAAATCATACACGTCTATGTTTAGATTATGGTCAAAAGGGAAAAGAAGTTTTTGTTTTTGGAAAATATGCTTTAGACATATCTAAACCAAGGCCCCGAGGACTGCCGGCCAGACAAACTTTTGAGGCCTCTAATACACTAATACGACGTCATAATCTTAAAAAAGACGTGGCCATTCTTGTCCAACAAAGTCCTGAAGTTATCAATAAAGGAGTTTTTCATAATGATGTCATCTCTGTGGGAAATAAAAACGTCCTTTTGTACCATGAAGATGCTTTTATTGAAGGTGATCATCATATTGAGAATCTTAAAAAATCCTTTGATGAATTTATACCAATTAAAATCTTAAATAAAAAAGTTACTGTTGAAGATGCGGTTAGATCCTATCTGTTTAATACCCAACTTGTGAGTTTGAAGGATGGTTCTATGGCCATCATCGCACCCAAAGAGTGTGAGGAAAATTCTGCTGTAAGAAAACAGATTACAGAAATCATTAAGGATCAAAGTAACCCAATTAAAGGAGTTCATTTTTTTGACCTTAGAGAAAGTATGCAAAATGGGGGAGGGCCTGCTTGCTTGAGATTGAGAGTGGTTTTATCTGATGAAGAACTACAAGCAATCAATCAAGGTGTTCTTTTTACAGATGAACTTTATGAAACTCTTGTTTCTTGGGCCAATAAACATTATCGAGATAAAATCAGGCCATCTGATATTAAAGATCCCAATCTTTTGAAAGAATGCCGACAAGCACTAGATGAACTTACAAAGATTTTAAAGCTTGGTAACATCTATGAGTTTCAAAGGTAA
- a CDS encoding PqqD family protein: MYKLPNLITSSNDFAFDSTTGTSYSLNSAGKEVIELLNKGQGISQITDYLISKYELDKQETHIEVVEFITKLKIYGLTVQS, from the coding sequence ATGTATAAGCTACCAAATCTTATCACGAGTTCAAATGATTTTGCATTTGACTCTACTACCGGAACAAGTTACTCGCTCAACTCTGCAGGTAAAGAGGTTATCGAACTTTTAAACAAGGGCCAGGGGATTAGTCAAATTACTGATTACCTTATTTCTAAGTATGAACTAGACAAACAAGAAACCCATATTGAAGTTGTTGAATTTATCACAAAATTAAAAATTTATGGGCTTACGGTGCAATCATGA
- a CDS encoding FAD-dependent oxidoreductase, translated as MIDYRILSQSLDARGSNKGRVPTFQYRVEIIENGETFTVYKESFTQKKPFIKKPIIIGTGPAGLFCALRFAEYGIPCTLIERGKRAHERMKDIAQFWRYGKFNTESNVCFGEGGAGLFSDGKLITRVKSPYVQYVMNRLVDFGAPEETAYLSNPHLGSNKIRILIGKISKYLVENKFDIKYETKLEKIIFEKNKVCGVELSNGQKIETDHVILATGHSAGDIYQHLVDENVSMKQKDFAVGVRVEHPRELINKIQYGNFSTDDRLGTARYRLSYENREQKRGTYSFCMCPGGHVLSSGTEADGIVVNGMSNYSRRSPWSNAALVVSVKAGIDFSEEDVLSGLKFQREIEQKAFLISKDKASGKELPSQTLYEFLDDKLNHHFSVLSSAPSKLVHARLSQVLPSFITDHLKNALIHFDRNMPGFISKDGLFIAPETRTSAPVSILRNRETLESESHKGLYPCGEGAGHAGGITSAAVDGVKVAESIIMKNL; from the coding sequence ATGATTGATTATCGCATTCTTTCACAAAGTTTAGATGCGAGGGGTTCTAATAAGGGGCGAGTTCCAACTTTTCAATACAGAGTTGAAATAATTGAAAATGGTGAAACTTTTACTGTTTATAAGGAGTCATTTACTCAAAAGAAACCCTTCATAAAAAAACCAATTATTATTGGCACTGGGCCTGCGGGTCTTTTTTGTGCTCTAAGGTTTGCTGAATATGGTATACCTTGTACGCTTATAGAGCGTGGAAAAAGAGCACATGAACGAATGAAGGATATTGCGCAGTTTTGGCGATATGGAAAATTTAATACCGAAAGTAATGTGTGTTTTGGAGAAGGTGGAGCTGGACTTTTTAGTGATGGGAAATTGATTACAAGAGTGAAGTCACCTTACGTACAGTATGTCATGAATCGCTTAGTTGATTTTGGGGCACCTGAAGAGACAGCATATCTATCAAATCCTCACTTAGGTTCAAATAAAATTCGTATCCTCATTGGTAAGATTTCAAAATATTTAGTTGAAAATAAATTTGATATTAAATATGAAACAAAATTGGAAAAAATTATTTTTGAAAAAAACAAAGTGTGTGGAGTAGAACTCTCAAATGGTCAAAAAATTGAAACAGATCATGTTATATTGGCCACTGGCCATTCTGCTGGAGATATCTATCAACATTTAGTAGATGAAAATGTATCTATGAAACAGAAGGATTTTGCTGTCGGTGTACGTGTTGAGCATCCTCGTGAACTTATTAATAAAATACAGTATGGAAATTTTTCTACTGATGACCGATTGGGGACAGCAAGGTATCGTTTAAGTTATGAAAATAGAGAGCAAAAAAGAGGGACATATAGTTTTTGTATGTGCCCTGGAGGCCATGTTTTATCTTCTGGAACTGAGGCGGATGGAATTGTTGTAAATGGTATGAGTAATTATTCTAGAAGATCTCCCTGGTCAAATGCAGCGCTAGTGGTTTCAGTAAAGGCCGGTATAGATTTTTCTGAAGAAGATGTTTTGAGTGGGTTAAAATTTCAAAGAGAAATTGAACAAAAAGCATTTTTAATTTCAAAAGACAAAGCGAGTGGAAAAGAACTTCCTTCTCAAACCCTTTATGAATTTTTGGATGATAAATTAAATCATCATTTTTCAGTTCTCTCTTCAGCACCTTCAAAACTTGTTCACGCTAGATTAAGTCAAGTTTTACCAAGCTTTATTACAGATCACTTGAAAAATGCACTGATACATTTTGATCGCAATATGCCCGGTTTTATTTCAAAAGATGGTCTTTTTATAGCTCCAGAAACGAGAACATCTGCTCCTGTTTCTATTTTGAGAAATCGTGAAACTCTTGAATCAGAGAGTCACAAAGGACTTTATCCTTGCGGGGAAGGGGCAGGACACGCAGGAGGAATCACATCTGCTGCTGTAGATGGAGTGAAGGTCGCAGAATCAATAATAATGAAAAATCTTTAA
- a CDS encoding ATP-grasp domain-containing protein: MMRIAITGINATDNPGPGVGVARCIRETFPQAKIFGLSYDLNDPGNYMDFLFNETFILPYPSNGFERILSKIKLIKTQYGLDFIIPCLDAELPLFIKHKNALEELGIKTLLPSEEQFNLRDKQLLTELSKNIGLFHPQTIVVEDLNQLLTLANENLKFPMLVKGRYYKAYIVKNVQELLGRAYEISNEWGLPLLLQEMVSGEEFNLIGVGDGKGGHLGIVAIKKISTTHLGKIWMGVTIENEKIIESANKFIKHTKWRGPFEIECIFNNEQNFLIEINPRFPSWVYFSKSVGINLPVNLINILKNENFRPLSNEYERGKLFVRYSYELVTDVSKMGMLIAGANLKNQG; this comes from the coding sequence ATCATGAGAATAGCAATAACTGGAATCAATGCCACTGATAATCCTGGCCCTGGAGTAGGGGTCGCCAGATGTATAAGAGAAACTTTTCCTCAGGCAAAAATATTTGGATTGAGTTACGACCTAAATGATCCTGGCAACTATATGGATTTTCTCTTTAATGAAACTTTTATTCTTCCTTATCCGAGTAATGGATTTGAGAGAATATTAAGTAAAATTAAGCTAATTAAAACACAATATGGATTAGATTTTATTATACCATGCCTAGATGCTGAACTTCCTTTATTTATCAAACATAAAAATGCATTAGAGGAGTTGGGAATCAAAACACTTCTGCCTAGTGAAGAACAATTTAATCTTAGAGATAAGCAATTACTTACAGAACTTTCTAAAAATATTGGACTTTTTCACCCTCAAACAATTGTCGTCGAAGACTTAAATCAATTATTAACTCTGGCCAATGAGAACTTAAAGTTCCCGATGCTTGTGAAAGGTCGCTATTACAAGGCCTATATTGTGAAAAATGTTCAGGAACTACTTGGTCGGGCCTATGAAATTTCAAATGAATGGGGACTTCCTCTTCTACTCCAAGAAATGGTCTCTGGTGAAGAGTTTAATCTAATTGGCGTTGGGGATGGAAAAGGTGGCCACCTAGGAATAGTGGCCATTAAAAAAATATCTACAACTCATCTTGGAAAAATCTGGATGGGAGTCACCATTGAGAATGAAAAAATTATTGAAAGTGCTAATAAATTTATAAAACACACAAAGTGGCGCGGACCTTTCGAAATTGAATGTATTTTTAATAATGAACAAAATTTCCTAATTGAAATTAATCCTAGATTTCCTTCTTGGGTCTATTTCAGTAAATCAGTAGGCATTAATTTACCAGTAAATTTAATCAATATTTTAAAAAACGAAAACTTTCGGCCCTTAAGCAATGAATACGAAAGAGGAAAACTTTTTGTGCGCTATTCTTATGAACTTGTAACTGATGTGTCAAAAATGGGAATGCTCATTGCTGGCGCAAATTTAAAAAACCAAGGATAA